One genomic window of Halobellus limi includes the following:
- a CDS encoding archaea-specific SMC-related protein: MATSEQLTDSAHFSVENVGGIDHTEVDIPPGVTVLTGKNATNRTSFLRSIMAAMGSERVSLKGDAEDGRVELTLDDTTYERTLTRAGDGVTFEGDAYLDDPEVADLFAFLLETNDARQAAARGEQLRDVIMRPVDVDAIRSEIRRLEEEKGDINDELARIESDKRELPELEQRRTQLREKIEEKRAELAELEDEIDDSSRDVEEGRKEQAELEEKLQELRSTRSELESIRRKIERQQESIASLKRERGDLEDDLEELPETPMGDHRDLESEIERLRSERQELNTEINELRSLIQYNEERLEAEDYDLLEDGGATAEGGDGSVTDQLVASDSETVVCWTCGSSVEREQIESTIERLKSLRTEKVEELNGVKSRLEDRKQQQREATKKQRKRSEIEQKLDDIESELDRRDEQIDALKENRESLTDEVEDLESEVESLESADFEEILSLHKEANQLEFEIDSLESDLDEVTEEIESIEADVERADELREERSELVDELTDQRTKIDQIEAEAVESFNEHMESILDLLGYENIERIWIERIEGAGTSDGQTRFELHIVRTTENGAAYEDTIDHLSESEREVTGLIFALAGYLVHDLHETVPFMLLDSLEAIDSDRIAALVEYFADYADFLVVALLPEDAQALDDEFTRVTSI; this comes from the coding sequence ATGGCGACTTCCGAACAACTGACTGACTCCGCGCATTTCTCTGTCGAGAACGTCGGCGGAATCGACCACACCGAAGTGGACATTCCGCCCGGCGTGACCGTCCTCACGGGGAAAAACGCGACCAACCGGACCTCCTTCCTCCGCTCGATCATGGCCGCGATGGGCAGCGAGCGCGTCTCCCTGAAAGGCGACGCCGAGGACGGCCGCGTCGAACTCACCCTCGACGACACCACCTACGAACGCACGCTCACCCGCGCCGGCGACGGCGTCACCTTCGAGGGCGACGCCTACCTCGACGACCCCGAGGTCGCCGACCTCTTCGCGTTCCTCTTAGAGACCAACGACGCCCGCCAAGCCGCCGCCCGCGGCGAGCAACTCCGCGACGTCATCATGCGCCCCGTCGACGTCGACGCCATTCGCTCCGAGATCCGCCGTCTCGAAGAGGAGAAAGGCGACATCAACGACGAACTCGCCCGCATCGAGTCCGACAAGCGTGAACTCCCGGAACTCGAACAACGACGCACCCAACTCCGCGAGAAGATCGAAGAAAAACGCGCGGAACTCGCAGAACTGGAGGACGAAATCGACGACAGCAGCCGCGACGTCGAGGAGGGCCGCAAAGAGCAAGCGGAACTCGAAGAGAAACTCCAGGAACTCCGCTCGACCCGCTCGGAACTGGAATCCATCCGCCGGAAGATCGAACGCCAACAGGAGAGCATCGCCTCGCTGAAACGCGAGCGCGGCGACCTCGAAGACGACCTCGAGGAGCTGCCCGAGACGCCGATGGGCGACCACCGCGACCTCGAATCGGAGATCGAGCGACTGCGATCCGAACGCCAGGAACTCAACACCGAGATCAACGAACTCCGCAGCCTCATCCAGTACAACGAGGAACGCCTGGAAGCCGAGGACTACGATCTCCTCGAAGACGGCGGTGCGACCGCCGAGGGCGGCGACGGCTCCGTGACCGACCAACTCGTCGCCTCCGACTCCGAAACCGTCGTCTGCTGGACCTGCGGGTCCTCCGTCGAGCGCGAGCAGATCGAATCGACCATCGAGCGGCTGAAGTCGCTCCGCACGGAGAAAGTCGAGGAACTGAACGGCGTCAAGAGCCGCCTCGAAGACCGGAAGCAACAGCAGCGAGAGGCGACGAAGAAACAGCGCAAGCGCTCGGAAATCGAGCAGAAACTCGACGACATCGAGTCGGAACTGGACCGCCGCGACGAGCAGATCGACGCGCTGAAGGAGAATCGCGAATCGCTGACCGACGAGGTCGAAGACCTCGAATCGGAGGTCGAGAGCCTCGAATCGGCGGACTTCGAGGAGATCCTCTCGCTGCACAAGGAGGCCAATCAACTCGAATTCGAGATCGACAGCCTCGAATCCGACCTCGATGAGGTGACAGAGGAGATCGAGTCGATCGAGGCGGACGTCGAGCGGGCGGACGAGCTCCGCGAGGAGCGCTCGGAGCTGGTCGACGAACTCACCGACCAGCGGACGAAGATCGATCAGATCGAGGCCGAAGCCGTCGAGTCGTTCAACGAGCACATGGAGTCGATTCTGGACCTCCTGGGCTATGAGAACATCGAGCGGATCTGGATCGAGCGGATCGAGGGCGCGGGGACGAGCGACGGGCAGACGCGCTTCGAGCTGCACATCGTGCGGACGACCGAGAACGGGGCGGCCTACGAGGACACGATCGACCACCTCTCGGAAAGCGAACGGGAGGTCACGGGACTGATCTTCGCGCTGGCTGGCTACCTCGTCCACGACCTCCACGAGACGGTGCCGTTCATGCTGTTGGACTCCCTGGAGGCGATCGACTCCGACCGGATCGCGGCGCTGGTGGAGTACTTCGCCGATTACGCGGACTTCCTGGTGGTGGCGCTGCTGCCGGAAGACGCCCAGGCGCTCGACGACGAGTTCACTCGCGTTACGTCGATCTAG
- the rdfA gene encoding rod-determining factor RdfA, which yields MPDTTDNRPSSKVARLIAEYGLDGLGDELEARWTGDGVERTSLRDLADYFNERLLEQTLIDAGMNALESDVSTMYQNLTDDEVSTGVRTDTRSRLEQNGIDVDALESDFVSYQAIRSYLTEYRDAEYRRLSDEEKVEKDLQSIQRLMTRTLSVTEERIEKLRETERIDADAFEVLLDVQVLCQECGEQYSVSEFLENRGCACQKEEQ from the coding sequence ATGCCAGACACGACCGACAATCGGCCGTCGAGCAAGGTGGCGCGGCTGATCGCCGAGTACGGCCTCGACGGACTGGGCGACGAACTGGAGGCCCGCTGGACGGGCGACGGCGTCGAGCGGACGAGCCTCCGAGATCTCGCGGACTACTTCAACGAGCGGCTTCTGGAACAGACGCTCATCGACGCCGGGATGAACGCACTGGAGAGCGACGTCTCGACGATGTACCAGAACCTGACCGACGACGAGGTGAGCACCGGTGTGCGAACCGACACGCGGAGCCGCCTGGAGCAGAACGGAATCGACGTCGACGCGCTCGAGTCCGACTTCGTCAGTTACCAGGCGATCCGCTCGTATCTCACCGAGTATCGCGACGCCGAGTACCGCCGGCTCTCCGACGAGGAGAAGGTCGAAAAGGACCTCCAGAGCATCCAGCGGCTGATGACGCGGACCCTCTCTGTGACCGAAGAGCGGATCGAGAAGCTCCGCGAGACCGAACGCATCGACGCCGACGCGTTCGAGGTGCTGCTGGACGTGCAGGTGCTCTGTCAGGAGTGCGGCGAACAGTACTCCGTCTCGGAGTTCCTCGAGAACCGCGGTTGCGCCTGTCAGAAGGAAGAACAGTGA
- a CDS encoding IclR family transcriptional regulator produces the protein MTDDAVKLQSIQRVSEIIELLQEEGPLGATEITETLDVPTSTAHDYLSSLYDLEYLVKTEGKYDLGLRLLDHGIASRDRHAIAEIGKQTITQLANETGEATWLVTEEHGRAVYLDYALGEHAVQTHARIGTRSYLHQLASGKSILAYLPEERVEEIVDRHGLEQRTPHTIDSREALFAELEATRERGYAVNDQEAVEGARAIGKAIIVGGDVVGAISIVGPANRMTDQQLADGIVDQIRGAANELELKLSQA, from the coding sequence ATGACAGACGATGCGGTTAAGTTACAGTCGATCCAGCGGGTCTCCGAGATTATCGAATTGCTTCAGGAAGAGGGGCCGCTCGGTGCGACCGAGATCACGGAGACGCTCGACGTGCCGACGAGTACCGCCCACGACTATCTCTCCTCGCTGTACGACCTCGAATACCTGGTGAAGACGGAGGGAAAGTACGATCTGGGGCTTCGGCTCCTCGATCACGGCATCGCGTCCCGGGACCGCCACGCCATCGCCGAGATCGGCAAACAGACGATCACTCAACTGGCGAACGAGACCGGCGAGGCGACGTGGCTCGTCACCGAGGAGCACGGCCGCGCGGTGTACCTCGACTACGCGCTCGGAGAGCACGCGGTCCAGACGCACGCTCGGATCGGAACGCGCTCGTATCTCCACCAGTTGGCGTCGGGCAAGAGCATCCTGGCGTACCTCCCCGAAGAGCGGGTCGAAGAGATCGTCGACAGACACGGCCTCGAACAGCGGACGCCCCACACCATCGACTCCCGTGAGGCACTCTTCGCCGAGCTGGAGGCCACGCGGGAGCGCGGGTACGCGGTCAACGATCAGGAAGCCGTCGAGGGAGCACGCGCCATCGGAAAAGCGATCATCGTCGGCGGCGACGTCGTCGGGGCGATAAGCATCGTGGGGCCGGCGAACCGGATGACCGATCAGCAGCTCGCCGACGGCATCGTCGATCAGATCCGCGGGGCCGCCAACGAACTGGAGCTGAAACTCAGTCAGGCGTGA